A segment of the Coffea arabica cultivar ET-39 chromosome 8c, Coffea Arabica ET-39 HiFi, whole genome shotgun sequence genome:
TCCTTTTTTTagttgctaattttttttactCGTACATGTTTCATTATGTTAGCTTGTTTTTTAATTATATGCTAAATGCTAAaactataattaaaaaaattcaatttcttaTAGGCCAAACAGTTGGGAAGATCTCCTACTAGAGTAGAAATGTTCAATAAGTTTTATACCCATGCCGATGGAACTCCATCAAGTACTATAGTTGCTGAGAATTTGGTAAGGATCCGAGAACACAAACCTATAAATTCTACCATTGTTTTCAAACAGGCTTTTGCAATAACAAGTATTTTCCTTTATAATGTAGGAAAAATGAATGAGTTGAAAAATCAGCTTCCATCGGAGTCACAAGATCCAGTTGGTCGCAATGATATATTTGCCCAAGTGGTTGGGCAAGACAAACATGGTCATGTTCGCTTGTTTAGTGACGGTGTGAATCCAACGGACTTATGGGAAAACATTCCTAGTCGTAACACATGTTACCGTATAAGTGTTCAACAACAGTCAACATTGGTCCGTTTGGAGGAAAGGCTTCAGCGACAAGATGATGAAATAGCCAGCTTGAAGAAAATGGTTTTAGTTCAACATGGAAGGGGCTCTCCAATTGACAGCCCGAGACATCCTTCATCATCATCTAACAATGTATCAAGCCAAACTCCATCGCGAGCCACGCGACCTATTCGAGTAAGTATttataacttttaaactttCACATTTGTAATCTGGAATTTGGCATGAgtttgattcttgtacttgttggATCTTTACTAGGTAGGGAATATGGTTTCACTAAAAAGTTTGTTTGACCCAACAAAAATCGTGGCAAAAGGATATTTACGGAGTCTGAATCCATTGGATGAGGTCGGGGGACAAGCTCTTGGGCCAAACTGGTGTGAAATACAGATACAAGTTGCAATGAGTCCACATGAGCAATTGATTAGACCGTATGATTTGCAGCAAACAATTCAAGATGCACTTGATGCACCAGTTGCTTGGCCTTGTCATTTGGTGAGATATGCACTTAAATACATAGCAgattttttggaattttagtTCTAGCTATGATGATCTAATGATCCCCTTGATCTTTTGTGCACAGGTGGAAATAGCTGAAGAATGATGGGGACTTCATGGTTATGACTGAGGACTCTCAACAAAATAGAAAGTTTGGAAGCTACTTCTACTTCTTTCAACTTGTTAGGGATGAGAGTCTTTTAGTTTGTGCACAAGAAAGTCTTTCAAGTTATTGTAAATGACAATCTTTTGGTACTGGTTTGGAATTTTAGTACTTGCTTTTAGCACTTGTTTGCGATTTTAGTACTTGTTATCGACTTTTAATTtaatgaaatatatttgagtattgACTTCTTCTTTTAAATTGCTATATGCATTCTgctctttgggataattttttttacaagtCCCTTGGGATTCTGGTTGATGGAATGTACAGCAGGGAGGACTAATTGCAGGTTGCttccatataaaaaaaaacaggGAAAAAACTCCTAGCAATTAAAAGTGTCAGCATAGCTCTGCTCGAAAAACACTAATGACAAATGGCCATATCATCCAAAGCAGTGTAAAGTCACATGGTTGCGTGTCCTTAAAGCCATATATTAAGACAACTGAAGATGCCTTCATAAATTGGATATCCTACTGATCAACTACTGATGTTCTAAAGCTATGCGGACACTTTCAATTAtcacaaaaaatagtttttgttgGCAGAAGGAATGCTATAACAGCATGGTTTTTCtgacacatttgaatgctgctaAAAATTTGAGGCTatccccacattggaagggacaacACTCGCCCTAAGTGTGAGGATAGATAAAGTGTCAGGTTAGATTATTTAGACTGACACCTTTAAATGCCGCtaaaggccatttttgttgtagtgtgaCCAACATTTCTACATTCCTTGCTGTTCCAAAAGAAGTCAGGCCAAGACAATTGGGATTACATTTTTGACCCCTTGACTTTAAATTAGTCAGTTCTACATTTGCaggaaaaatatataattatatacccATTTTAGATGTGGCTGCATTGAGAAATTTAGTTGTCTTATTATTTGGAAGTCATCTGGAAATTCAACAGCTGCCTTCAAACTTGCCTAGATGGTTTTTTTGGACCATCAAGCCTTTTACTGCACAAAAAGCTTGCCCAACATGTGCTTTATTTATCGACCTTTTCTTTATAATTTGAAGGAAAAACGTGCTAGATACATTGGCGGATATTACAAAATCACTACATCTATTCTTTTAAAAACGTATTTGTATCTTTGTGAAAATTGAATTTCACTAACTATAGATTTTACAAGGAATGTATGAGCCCGTTTGCAATTTTAAggaatttttgaaagtttttatttaaaaaaaatattataacacTTTTTGAGATATAATGTACGtaaggttgaaaaaaaaatggtcggGAATTGTATCAAGGGAATATTCCACAAAAACCCAATAAACTTTTTGTACATAAGTAGCATCTAGGATAATTTGCACTCCAAATTTACATTCCTGCGTGGTCCCTGGCCAAAATTACAATTTTTGCTCATGAGAAAACCTCATGCCAACATTAAGCGAAAGGTCTAACATGAATGTTTCAGAAAGAAAGGGTGAATTCTTAgtttatgatgaaaaaaaaaaacaattctaCAACGAGGGCGGTTCTTGGAGTGTATTCTACAAATGGGGGTCTTCGCATTTTGGAAATGCGACCTCATGCCAACAGGAATGCGAGCTCGCACTGGAGCTTGCATTCGCAGAATGCGAGCTCAGTGAGAATGCGAGCTCACCCAGCTTGCGCTCCTTACTGCAAGCTGAGGTCCTCCCAGTCTCCTACTTCCTTGGTACGAGCTGCATCACTGGCTCGTTCATTTGACGAGCGCTACCTGTTACAGAGTTCAGTTGCACGATAAAAACCAATGGTGCCTTCCTCATCGATGCGGACCTCTCCGTCCAATTCATCTTCTCCTTCACTTACGTCAACTAAATCTGCATTGCCGCCTCTCCTTCCGTCTCCTCCAACTAAGCCTCTGCCACCAGTGAAGAAATTGTCGGCAGCAG
Coding sequences within it:
- the LOC113707137 gene encoding uncharacterized protein, with product MHESGDQVTQQADGGSQSHEQCQNSPIQQSPLGTRHVPTEENPNQDSQGQHSNDTTFMSCNSDDAGKETANDSSEVHQKTRGPTFMKEIWGRPKDLPWIEIKPDDNGIPISEKTSFSEFLGSLARNGMYCPIDVESWLKMPRKLKMDMLEVIKERFALPVGLETWTLRSIGKKWRSWKADLKATYFDPAVPNAEVWFQKDIKVREEQWIKLWAYWKSEEAKAKQLGRSPTRVEMFNKFYTHADGTPSSTIVAENLVRIREHKPINSTIVFKQAFAITSIFLYNVGKMNELKNQLPSESQDPVGRNDIFAQVVGQDKHGHVRLFSDGVNPTDLWENIPSRNTCYRISVQQQSTLVRLEERLQRQDDEIASLKKMVLVQHGRGSPIDSPRHPSSSSNNVSSQTPSRATRPIRVGNMVSLKSLFDPTKIVAKGYLRSLNPLDEVGGQALGPNWCEIQIQVAMSPHEQLIRPYDLQQTIQDALDAPVAWPCHLVEIAEE